A single window of Eriocheir sinensis breed Jianghai 21 unplaced genomic scaffold, ASM2467909v1 Scaffold5, whole genome shotgun sequence DNA harbors:
- the LOC126992695 gene encoding zinc finger protein 160-like isoform X1 → MTLSVTRTRARPVRRRAVTGRTTPCPPSTSSSHSEQEKKCLECKEEFSMKKAALSHRCHQTKRKECEKVTYSCKGCLRRFLLRREYLKHADACCKNTCNLCLVKLPSAAYLPGHLAALKPPLSKGSTLCEACGRGFSRKEALQRHEARVHGKAHGSHQCGRTFPHTSLLAEHLRPHQGCTCPECSKVFSCRSNLTLHRRAHRMRLPLHRLQQTLEVPRQLHLPHEEVPREQRCGGCRAVVCSASALPDLPRPPHSEHRAGGSFGRHAGGGREVMKPLPNSAPGCGSLLSPAHLSKQGTDSLVLLSEMRKIQVYPPPNTSHQAPPAGEIIVEVLEDTDAEYQYIILVEDAAVAHFTMTDTAAIWNTSGRQCRDAAEVELCWVGGHQRWTSGRS, encoded by the exons ATGACTTTGAGTGTTACGAGGACGAGAGCAAGACCAGTGAGGCGGAGGGCTGTGACGGGGCGGACCACCCCATGCCCGCCCAGCACTTCCAGCTCCCACtcggaacaggaaaaaaaatgtctGGAGTGCAAGGAGGAGTTTTCCATGAAGAAGGCCGCCCTgagccaccgctgccaccagacTAAGAGGAAGGAGTGTGAGAAAGTGACCTACTCCTGCAAGGGCTGCCTGCGTAGGTTCCTGCTGCGGAGGGAGTACTTGAAGCATGCCGACGCCTGCTGCAAGAACACCTGTAATCTGTGCCTG gtAAAGTTACCCAGTGCTGCTTACCTGCCTGGCCACCTGGCTGCCCTGAAGCCTCCTCTCAGCAAG GGCAGCACCTTGTGTGAGGCGTGTGGCCGAGGGTTCAGCAGGAAGGAGGCGCTCCAGCGGCATGAGGCGAGAGTCCACGGGAAGGCCCACGGCAGCCACCAGTGTGGCCGCACCTTTCCCCACACCTCCCTGCTGGCCGAGCACCTCAGGCCACACCAGGGATGCACTTGTCCGGAATGTTCCAAGGTGTTCAG CTGCAGATCCAACCTCACGCTGCACCGCCGGGCCCACCGCATGCGCCTACCACTGCACCGCCTGCAACAAACACTGGAAGTTCCACGCCAGCTACACCTACCACatgaagaag TTCCACGGGAGCAGCGGTGTGGTgggtgccgggcggtggtgtgcTCTGCGTCAGCACTCCCTGACCTGCCGCGTCCACCACACTCAGAG CACAGGGCAGGAGGCAGCTTTGGAAGACATGCAGGGGGTGGCAGGGAGGTCATGAAGCCACTCCCTAACAGTGCACCAG GTTGTGGCTCCCTGCTCAGCCCTGCCCACCTCAGCAAGCAAGGAACTGACAGCCTTGTCCTGCTGTCAGAGATGAGGAAGATTCAAGTGTACCCACCTCCAAACACCTCCCACCAGGCGCCTCCTGCGGGGGAGATCATTGTGGAGGTGTTGGAGGACACGGATGCAGAGTACCAGTACATCATCTTGGTGGAGGACGCTGCCGTGGCCCACTTCACCATGACGGACACTGCTGCCATATGGAACACCTCAGGCCGCCAGT GCCGAGATGCCGCAGAAGTTGAGTTGTGTTGGGTGGGCGGGCATCAACGATGGACGTCTGGAAGGAGCTGA
- the LOC126992695 gene encoding zinc finger protein 135-like isoform X2: protein MTLSVTRTRARPVRRRAVTGRTTPCPPSTSSSHSEQEKKCLECKEEFSMKKAALSHRCHQTKRKECEKVTYSCKGCLRRFLLRREYLKHADACCKNTCNLCLVKLPSAAYLPGHLAALKPPLSKGSTLCEACGRGFSRKEALQRHEARVHGKAHGSHQCGRTFPHTSLLAEHLRPHQGCTCPECSKVFRSNLTLHRRAHRMRLPLHRLQQTLEVPRQLHLPHEEVPREQRCGGCRAVVCSASALPDLPRPPHSEHRAGGSFGRHAGGGREVMKPLPNSAPGCGSLLSPAHLSKQGTDSLVLLSEMRKIQVYPPPNTSHQAPPAGEIIVEVLEDTDAEYQYIILVEDAAVAHFTMTDTAAIWNTSGRQCRDAAEVELCWVGGHQRWTSGRS, encoded by the exons ATGACTTTGAGTGTTACGAGGACGAGAGCAAGACCAGTGAGGCGGAGGGCTGTGACGGGGCGGACCACCCCATGCCCGCCCAGCACTTCCAGCTCCCACtcggaacaggaaaaaaaatgtctGGAGTGCAAGGAGGAGTTTTCCATGAAGAAGGCCGCCCTgagccaccgctgccaccagacTAAGAGGAAGGAGTGTGAGAAAGTGACCTACTCCTGCAAGGGCTGCCTGCGTAGGTTCCTGCTGCGGAGGGAGTACTTGAAGCATGCCGACGCCTGCTGCAAGAACACCTGTAATCTGTGCCTG gtAAAGTTACCCAGTGCTGCTTACCTGCCTGGCCACCTGGCTGCCCTGAAGCCTCCTCTCAGCAAG GGCAGCACCTTGTGTGAGGCGTGTGGCCGAGGGTTCAGCAGGAAGGAGGCGCTCCAGCGGCATGAGGCGAGAGTCCACGGGAAGGCCCACGGCAGCCACCAGTGTGGCCGCACCTTTCCCCACACCTCCCTGCTGGCCGAGCACCTCAGGCCACACCAGGGATGCACTTGTCCGGAATGTTCCAAGGTGTTCAG ATCCAACCTCACGCTGCACCGCCGGGCCCACCGCATGCGCCTACCACTGCACCGCCTGCAACAAACACTGGAAGTTCCACGCCAGCTACACCTACCACatgaagaag TTCCACGGGAGCAGCGGTGTGGTgggtgccgggcggtggtgtgcTCTGCGTCAGCACTCCCTGACCTGCCGCGTCCACCACACTCAGAG CACAGGGCAGGAGGCAGCTTTGGAAGACATGCAGGGGGTGGCAGGGAGGTCATGAAGCCACTCCCTAACAGTGCACCAG GTTGTGGCTCCCTGCTCAGCCCTGCCCACCTCAGCAAGCAAGGAACTGACAGCCTTGTCCTGCTGTCAGAGATGAGGAAGATTCAAGTGTACCCACCTCCAAACACCTCCCACCAGGCGCCTCCTGCGGGGGAGATCATTGTGGAGGTGTTGGAGGACACGGATGCAGAGTACCAGTACATCATCTTGGTGGAGGACGCTGCCGTGGCCCACTTCACCATGACGGACACTGCTGCCATATGGAACACCTCAGGCCGCCAGT GCCGAGATGCCGCAGAAGTTGAGTTGTGTTGGGTGGGCGGGCATCAACGATGGACGTCTGGAAGGAGCTGA
- the LOC126992695 gene encoding zinc finger protein 160-like isoform X4 — MTLSVTRTRARPVRRRAVTGRTTPCPPSTSSSHSEQEKKCLECKEEFSMKKAALSHRCHQTKRKECEKVTYSCKGCLRRFLLRREYLKHADACCKNTCNLCLVKLPSAAYLPGHLAALKPPLSKGSTLCEACGRGFSRKEALQRHEARVHGKAHGSHQCGRTFPHTSLLAEHLRPHQGCTCPECSKVFSCRSNLTLHRRAHRMRLPLHRLQQTLEVPRQLHLPHEEVPREQRCGGCRAVVCSASALPDLPRPPHSEHRAGGSFGRHAGGGREVMKPLPNSAPGCGSLLSPAHLSKQGTDSLVLLSEMRKIQVYPPPNTSHQAPPAGEIIVEVLEDTDAEYQYIILVEDAAVAHFTMTDTAAIWNTSGRQ, encoded by the exons ATGACTTTGAGTGTTACGAGGACGAGAGCAAGACCAGTGAGGCGGAGGGCTGTGACGGGGCGGACCACCCCATGCCCGCCCAGCACTTCCAGCTCCCACtcggaacaggaaaaaaaatgtctGGAGTGCAAGGAGGAGTTTTCCATGAAGAAGGCCGCCCTgagccaccgctgccaccagacTAAGAGGAAGGAGTGTGAGAAAGTGACCTACTCCTGCAAGGGCTGCCTGCGTAGGTTCCTGCTGCGGAGGGAGTACTTGAAGCATGCCGACGCCTGCTGCAAGAACACCTGTAATCTGTGCCTG gtAAAGTTACCCAGTGCTGCTTACCTGCCTGGCCACCTGGCTGCCCTGAAGCCTCCTCTCAGCAAG GGCAGCACCTTGTGTGAGGCGTGTGGCCGAGGGTTCAGCAGGAAGGAGGCGCTCCAGCGGCATGAGGCGAGAGTCCACGGGAAGGCCCACGGCAGCCACCAGTGTGGCCGCACCTTTCCCCACACCTCCCTGCTGGCCGAGCACCTCAGGCCACACCAGGGATGCACTTGTCCGGAATGTTCCAAGGTGTTCAG CTGCAGATCCAACCTCACGCTGCACCGCCGGGCCCACCGCATGCGCCTACCACTGCACCGCCTGCAACAAACACTGGAAGTTCCACGCCAGCTACACCTACCACatgaagaag TTCCACGGGAGCAGCGGTGTGGTgggtgccgggcggtggtgtgcTCTGCGTCAGCACTCCCTGACCTGCCGCGTCCACCACACTCAGAG CACAGGGCAGGAGGCAGCTTTGGAAGACATGCAGGGGGTGGCAGGGAGGTCATGAAGCCACTCCCTAACAGTGCACCAG GTTGTGGCTCCCTGCTCAGCCCTGCCCACCTCAGCAAGCAAGGAACTGACAGCCTTGTCCTGCTGTCAGAGATGAGGAAGATTCAAGTGTACCCACCTCCAAACACCTCCCACCAGGCGCCTCCTGCGGGGGAGATCATTGTGGAGGTGTTGGAGGACACGGATGCAGAGTACCAGTACATCATCTTGGTGGAGGACGCTGCCGTGGCCCACTTCACCATGACGGACACTGCTGCCATATGGAACACCTCAGGCCGCCAGT AG
- the LOC126992695 gene encoding zinc finger protein 160-like isoform X5, translated as MTLSVTRTRARPVRRRAVTGRTTPCPPSTSSSHSEQEKKCLECKEEFSMKKAALSHRCHQTKRKECEKVTYSCKGCLRRFLLRREYLKHADACCKNTCNLCLVKLPSAAYLPGHLAALKPPLSKGSTLCEACGRGFSRKEALQRHEARVHGKAHGSHQCGRTFPHTSLLAEHLRPHQGCTCPECSKVFSCRSNLTLHRRAHRMRLPLHRLQQTLEVPRQLHLPHEEVPREQRCGGCRAVVCSASALPDLPRPPHSEHRAGGSFGRHAGGGREVMKPLPNSAPGCGSLLSPAHLSKQGTDSLVLLSEMRKIQVYPPPNTSHQAPPAGEIIVEVLEDTDAEYQYIILVEDAAVAHFTMTDTAAIWNTSGRQ; from the exons ATGACTTTGAGTGTTACGAGGACGAGAGCAAGACCAGTGAGGCGGAGGGCTGTGACGGGGCGGACCACCCCATGCCCGCCCAGCACTTCCAGCTCCCACtcggaacaggaaaaaaaatgtctGGAGTGCAAGGAGGAGTTTTCCATGAAGAAGGCCGCCCTgagccaccgctgccaccagacTAAGAGGAAGGAGTGTGAGAAAGTGACCTACTCCTGCAAGGGCTGCCTGCGTAGGTTCCTGCTGCGGAGGGAGTACTTGAAGCATGCCGACGCCTGCTGCAAGAACACCTGTAATCTGTGCCTG gtAAAGTTACCCAGTGCTGCTTACCTGCCTGGCCACCTGGCTGCCCTGAAGCCTCCTCTCAGCAAG GGCAGCACCTTGTGTGAGGCGTGTGGCCGAGGGTTCAGCAGGAAGGAGGCGCTCCAGCGGCATGAGGCGAGAGTCCACGGGAAGGCCCACGGCAGCCACCAGTGTGGCCGCACCTTTCCCCACACCTCCCTGCTGGCCGAGCACCTCAGGCCACACCAGGGATGCACTTGTCCGGAATGTTCCAAGGTGTTCAG CTGCAGATCCAACCTCACGCTGCACCGCCGGGCCCACCGCATGCGCCTACCACTGCACCGCCTGCAACAAACACTGGAAGTTCCACGCCAGCTACACCTACCACatgaagaag TTCCACGGGAGCAGCGGTGTGGTgggtgccgggcggtggtgtgcTCTGCGTCAGCACTCCCTGACCTGCCGCGTCCACCACACTCAGAG CACAGGGCAGGAGGCAGCTTTGGAAGACATGCAGGGGGTGGCAGGGAGGTCATGAAGCCACTCCCTAACAGTGCACCAG GTTGTGGCTCCCTGCTCAGCCCTGCCCACCTCAGCAAGCAAGGAACTGACAGCCTTGTCCTGCTGTCAGAGATGAGGAAGATTCAAGTGTACCCACCTCCAAACACCTCCCACCAGGCGCCTCCTGCGGGGGAGATCATTGTGGAGGTGTTGGAGGACACGGATGCAGAGTACCAGTACATCATCTTGGTGGAGGACGCTGCCGTGGCCCACTTCACCATGACGGACACTGCTGCCATATGGAACACCTCAGGCCGCCAGT GA
- the LOC126992695 gene encoding zinc finger protein 160-like isoform X3, whose protein sequence is MTLSVTRTRARPVRRRAVTGRTTPCPPSTSSSHSEQEKKCLECKEEFSMKKAALSHRCHQTKRKECEKVTYSCKGCLRRFLLRREYLKHADACCKNTCNLCLVKLPSAAYLPGHLAALKPPLSKGSTLCEACGRGFSRKEALQRHEARVHGKAHGSHQCGRTFPHTSLLAEHLRPHQGCTCPECSKVFSCRSNLTLHRRAHRMRLPLHRLQQTLEVPRQLHLPHEEVPREQRCGGCRAVVCSASALPDLPRPPHSEHRAGGSFGRHAGGGREVMKPLPNSAPGCGSLLSPAHLSKQGTDSLVLLSEMRKIQVYPPPNTSHQAPPAGEIIVEVLEDTDAEYQYIILVEDAAVAHFTMTDTAAIWNTSGRQCKCSLSVL, encoded by the exons ATGACTTTGAGTGTTACGAGGACGAGAGCAAGACCAGTGAGGCGGAGGGCTGTGACGGGGCGGACCACCCCATGCCCGCCCAGCACTTCCAGCTCCCACtcggaacaggaaaaaaaatgtctGGAGTGCAAGGAGGAGTTTTCCATGAAGAAGGCCGCCCTgagccaccgctgccaccagacTAAGAGGAAGGAGTGTGAGAAAGTGACCTACTCCTGCAAGGGCTGCCTGCGTAGGTTCCTGCTGCGGAGGGAGTACTTGAAGCATGCCGACGCCTGCTGCAAGAACACCTGTAATCTGTGCCTG gtAAAGTTACCCAGTGCTGCTTACCTGCCTGGCCACCTGGCTGCCCTGAAGCCTCCTCTCAGCAAG GGCAGCACCTTGTGTGAGGCGTGTGGCCGAGGGTTCAGCAGGAAGGAGGCGCTCCAGCGGCATGAGGCGAGAGTCCACGGGAAGGCCCACGGCAGCCACCAGTGTGGCCGCACCTTTCCCCACACCTCCCTGCTGGCCGAGCACCTCAGGCCACACCAGGGATGCACTTGTCCGGAATGTTCCAAGGTGTTCAG CTGCAGATCCAACCTCACGCTGCACCGCCGGGCCCACCGCATGCGCCTACCACTGCACCGCCTGCAACAAACACTGGAAGTTCCACGCCAGCTACACCTACCACatgaagaag TTCCACGGGAGCAGCGGTGTGGTgggtgccgggcggtggtgtgcTCTGCGTCAGCACTCCCTGACCTGCCGCGTCCACCACACTCAGAG CACAGGGCAGGAGGCAGCTTTGGAAGACATGCAGGGGGTGGCAGGGAGGTCATGAAGCCACTCCCTAACAGTGCACCAG GTTGTGGCTCCCTGCTCAGCCCTGCCCACCTCAGCAAGCAAGGAACTGACAGCCTTGTCCTGCTGTCAGAGATGAGGAAGATTCAAGTGTACCCACCTCCAAACACCTCCCACCAGGCGCCTCCTGCGGGGGAGATCATTGTGGAGGTGTTGGAGGACACGGATGCAGAGTACCAGTACATCATCTTGGTGGAGGACGCTGCCGTGGCCCACTTCACCATGACGGACACTGCTGCCATATGGAACACCTCAGGCCGCCAGTGTAAGTGTTCTCTGTCAGTgttgtag
- the LOC126992695 gene encoding zinc finger protein 771-like isoform X6, producing the protein MTLSVTRTRARPVRRRAVTGRTTPCPPSTSSSHSEQEKKCLECKEEFSMKKAALSHRCHQTKRKECEKVTYSCKGCLRRFLLRREYLKHADACCKNTCNLCLVKLPSAAYLPGHLAALKPPLSKGSTLCEACGRGFSRKEALQRHEARVHGKAHGSHQCGRTFPHTSLLAEHLRPHQGCTCPECSKVFSCRSNLTLHRRAHRMRLPLHRLQQTLEVPRQLHLPHEEVPREQRCGGCRAVVCSASALPDLPRPPHSEHRAGGSFGRHAGGGREVMKPLPNSAPGNPHSRG; encoded by the exons ATGACTTTGAGTGTTACGAGGACGAGAGCAAGACCAGTGAGGCGGAGGGCTGTGACGGGGCGGACCACCCCATGCCCGCCCAGCACTTCCAGCTCCCACtcggaacaggaaaaaaaatgtctGGAGTGCAAGGAGGAGTTTTCCATGAAGAAGGCCGCCCTgagccaccgctgccaccagacTAAGAGGAAGGAGTGTGAGAAAGTGACCTACTCCTGCAAGGGCTGCCTGCGTAGGTTCCTGCTGCGGAGGGAGTACTTGAAGCATGCCGACGCCTGCTGCAAGAACACCTGTAATCTGTGCCTG gtAAAGTTACCCAGTGCTGCTTACCTGCCTGGCCACCTGGCTGCCCTGAAGCCTCCTCTCAGCAAG GGCAGCACCTTGTGTGAGGCGTGTGGCCGAGGGTTCAGCAGGAAGGAGGCGCTCCAGCGGCATGAGGCGAGAGTCCACGGGAAGGCCCACGGCAGCCACCAGTGTGGCCGCACCTTTCCCCACACCTCCCTGCTGGCCGAGCACCTCAGGCCACACCAGGGATGCACTTGTCCGGAATGTTCCAAGGTGTTCAG CTGCAGATCCAACCTCACGCTGCACCGCCGGGCCCACCGCATGCGCCTACCACTGCACCGCCTGCAACAAACACTGGAAGTTCCACGCCAGCTACACCTACCACatgaagaag TTCCACGGGAGCAGCGGTGTGGTgggtgccgggcggtggtgtgcTCTGCGTCAGCACTCCCTGACCTGCCGCGTCCACCACACTCAGAG CACAGGGCAGGAGGCAGCTTTGGAAGACATGCAGGGGGTGGCAGGGAGGTCATGAAGCCACTCCCTAACAGTGCACCAG gaaatccgcactcAAGGGGTTAA
- the LOC126992695 gene encoding zinc finger protein 771-like isoform X7, whose protein sequence is MTLSVTRTRARPVRRRAVTGRTTPCPPSTSSSHSEQEKKCLECKEEFSMKKAALSHRCHQTKRKECEKVTYSCKGCLRRFLLRREYLKHADACCKNTCNLCLVKLPSAAYLPGHLAALKPPLSKGSTLCEACGRGFSRKEALQRHEARVHGKAHGSHQCGRTFPHTSLLAEHLRPHQGCTCPECSKVFSCRSNLTLHRRAHRMRLPLHRLQQTLEVPRQLHLPHEEVPREQRCGGCRAVVCSASALPDLPRPPHSEHRAGGSFGRHAGGGREVMKPLPNSAPAW, encoded by the exons ATGACTTTGAGTGTTACGAGGACGAGAGCAAGACCAGTGAGGCGGAGGGCTGTGACGGGGCGGACCACCCCATGCCCGCCCAGCACTTCCAGCTCCCACtcggaacaggaaaaaaaatgtctGGAGTGCAAGGAGGAGTTTTCCATGAAGAAGGCCGCCCTgagccaccgctgccaccagacTAAGAGGAAGGAGTGTGAGAAAGTGACCTACTCCTGCAAGGGCTGCCTGCGTAGGTTCCTGCTGCGGAGGGAGTACTTGAAGCATGCCGACGCCTGCTGCAAGAACACCTGTAATCTGTGCCTG gtAAAGTTACCCAGTGCTGCTTACCTGCCTGGCCACCTGGCTGCCCTGAAGCCTCCTCTCAGCAAG GGCAGCACCTTGTGTGAGGCGTGTGGCCGAGGGTTCAGCAGGAAGGAGGCGCTCCAGCGGCATGAGGCGAGAGTCCACGGGAAGGCCCACGGCAGCCACCAGTGTGGCCGCACCTTTCCCCACACCTCCCTGCTGGCCGAGCACCTCAGGCCACACCAGGGATGCACTTGTCCGGAATGTTCCAAGGTGTTCAG CTGCAGATCCAACCTCACGCTGCACCGCCGGGCCCACCGCATGCGCCTACCACTGCACCGCCTGCAACAAACACTGGAAGTTCCACGCCAGCTACACCTACCACatgaagaag TTCCACGGGAGCAGCGGTGTGGTgggtgccgggcggtggtgtgcTCTGCGTCAGCACTCCCTGACCTGCCGCGTCCACCACACTCAGAG CACAGGGCAGGAGGCAGCTTTGGAAGACATGCAGGGGGTGGCAGGGAGGTCATGAAGCCACTCCCTAACAGTGCACCAG cttggtga